A region from the Pelobates fuscus isolate aPelFus1 chromosome 3, aPelFus1.pri, whole genome shotgun sequence genome encodes:
- the LOC134601946 gene encoding olfactory receptor 11L1-like: MIPTHNQSTIPEFFLLGFQLLHRSRIILFSTLLLVYIMTLTGNLLIIILVLAIHYLRSPMYFFLSQLSSCDIILATSIIPALLHITLENGIPVSVSQCIAQFNFFSFSSATECLLLTMMSYDRYVAVCKPLHYVTIMNFPICLSLVVLSWIFGFLLTLIFVILLSDLTFCNSKYIDHFFCDILPLVQLSCSDTTVVRTVIFLVGVPETVIETVFIISTYVCIFHAIHRISSTTGRQKAFSTCSSHLAVVCTYYGTLIAIYVFPSGEHSAGINKIVSLMYTVVNPLLNPVIYSLRNQEIKTAIMKFWGKIIRR, encoded by the coding sequence ATGATTCCAACACACAACCAATCAACTATTCCAGAATTTTTCCTCTTGGGGTTCCAGCTTCTGCACAGATCCAGAATAATTCTCTTCTCTACCCTTCTTCTGGTCTACATTATGACTTTAACGGGAAACCTTCTTATTATAATACTGGTTTTAGCTATTCACTATCTTCGTTCTCCAATGTATTTCTTCCTTAGCCAGTTGTCTTCCTGTGACATCATACTCGCTACATCTATAATTCCtgcattgctccatataaccttaGAAAATGGGATCCCTGTGTCAGTTAGTCAATGTATTGCTCAGTTCAATTTCTTCAGCTTCTCATCAGCTACAGAATGTCTTCTTCTCACCATGATGTCCTATGATAGATATGTGGCTGTCTGTAAACCATTGCATTATGTAACGATAATGAATTTCCCAATTTGTCTTAGTCTTGTGGTCTTGTCCTGGATATTTGGTTTTCTTCTCACACTGATTTTTGTTATCTTATTAAGTGATTTAACTTTCTGTAATTCAAAGTACATTGATCATTTTTTCTGTGATATTCTTCCTCTTGTACAGCTTTCATGTTCTGATACTACAGTTGTACGGACTGTGATATTTTTAGTCGGTGTTCCAGAGACTGTAATTGAAACTGTGTTTATAATTTCTACGTATGTTTGTATCTTTCATGCTATACATAGAATATCATCCACCACTGGGAGACAAAAAGCCTTCTCCACATGCAGCTCCCACCTTGCTGTCGTTTGCACATATTACGGGACTCTCATTGCCATTTACGTATTTCCATCAGGAGAGCATTCAGCTGGAATTAATAAGATTGTATCCCTTATGTACACTGTTGTTAACCCTTTGTTGAATCCAGTAATATACAGTCTGAGGAACCAAGAAATCAAGACAGCGATTATGAAATTTTGGGGGAAAATAATAAGACGTTAG